One segment of Ascidiaceihabitans donghaensis DNA contains the following:
- a CDS encoding DUF2059 domain-containing protein, which produces MLRRTLLSAAVLLWSAPMAWADAQLTVALDRLGVSDMIGIMRIEGADYAQALNTDFLGGQGGGLWDGQIRDIYDADRMYETVRGAFDEMSDIHLQQINLFFGSELGSEIIELELAARRAMMDETIEDMAKNAYERALSEDPVKVGPLKDLASAGDMIDRNVTGALTANYRFYSGMVDGGAFDMTDDEMLAESWAQEADIRIETEQWLMGYLMLSYRPLDEQDFQTYLAFTQTQAGRALNAAIFDGFNTMYADISYALGRAVALNMQGADL; this is translated from the coding sequence ATGTTGCGTCGTACGCTTCTGTCCGCAGCTGTTCTGCTGTGGTCCGCACCTATGGCTTGGGCCGATGCACAGCTGACTGTGGCCTTGGACCGTTTGGGCGTCTCGGACATGATTGGCATCATGCGGATTGAAGGGGCCGATTACGCGCAAGCGCTGAACACCGATTTTCTAGGCGGGCAGGGCGGCGGCCTTTGGGACGGGCAAATCCGGGATATCTACGATGCGGACCGTATGTATGAAACAGTGCGCGGTGCGTTCGACGAAATGTCGGATATTCATCTGCAACAGATCAACTTGTTCTTCGGGTCCGAACTGGGATCGGAGATCATTGAACTGGAATTGGCGGCCAGACGCGCCATGATGGATGAAACCATCGAAGACATGGCAAAAAACGCGTATGAACGGGCTTTGAGTGAGGATCCTGTGAAAGTTGGCCCGTTGAAAGACCTCGCCAGTGCCGGTGACATGATTGATCGCAATGTGACCGGTGCGCTGACGGCCAACTATCGCTTTTACAGCGGAATGGTCGATGGCGGCGCGTTCGATATGACGGACGACGAAATGCTGGCGGAATCTTGGGCGCAAGAAGCGGATATACGTATCGAAACAGAGCAGTGGCTGATGGGCTATCTGATGCTAAGCTACCGGCCCTTGGACGAGCAGGATTTCCAAACGTATCTGGCGTTCACCCAAACGCAGGCAGGGCGGGCGTTGAACGCTGCGATCTTTGACGGGTTCAACACGATGTATGCCGATATTTCCTACGCCTTGGGGCGGGCCGTTGCGTTGAACATGCAG